Proteins encoded by one window of Mustela erminea isolate mMusErm1 chromosome 5, mMusErm1.Pri, whole genome shotgun sequence:
- the PGPEP1L gene encoding pyroglutamyl-peptidase 1-like protein has protein sequence MQFVVHVGMDTSAKAIILEQCAKNRSYQDADIRGFRPARGECLPDGPEVIASEVSMKAVRKRIAVEGVEVIFSRDAGRYVCDYTYYLSLHHGNGYAALIHVPRLSLWFPARLLGKALQVIIQDMLEELRKPELEASFVENSTVAIPAQGNQLGDCSFREN, from the exons ATGCAGTTCGTTGTGCACGTCGGCATGGACACCTCCGCCAAGGCCATCATTCTGGAGCAGTGCGCCAAGAACCGGAGCTACCAGGACGCCGACATCCGGGGCTTCCGGCCGGCACGCGGCGAGTGCCTTCCGGATGGCCCGGAAGTGATCGCGTCGGAGGTCAGCATGAAGGCAGTGCGCAAGCGCATCGCCGTGGAGGGTGTGGAGGTGATCTTTTCTCGAGATGCCGGCAG ATACGTCTGTGATTACACCTATTACCTGTCTTTGCATCATGGAAATGGGTACGCGGCCCTCATCCACGTGCCTCGGTTATCCCTTTGGTTCCCAGCCAGGCTGCTGGGCAAAGCCTTGCAAGTCATCATCCAGGACATGCTGGAGGAGCTGAGAAAGCCTGAGCTTGAAGCCTCGTTCGTAGAAAACTCAACCGTGGCGATTCCAGCCCAGGGGAACCAATTGGGGGACTGCTCCtttagagaaaattaa